The Streptomyces sp. NBC_00344 genome includes a window with the following:
- a CDS encoding sodium:solute symporter, with the protein MAVDYAVIVVYLVGMLAMGWWGMRRAKSKSDFLVAGRRLGPAMYSGTMAAIVLGGASTIGGVGLGYQYGLSGAWMVVTIGLGLLALSVFFSARIARLKVYTVSEMLDLRYGGRAGVISGVVMWAYTLMLAVTSTIAYATIFDVLFDMNRTVAIILGGAIVVAYSTLGGMWSITLTDMVQFVVKTVGVLLLLLPIAVVKAGGFSEMKAKLPTSYFDPLGIGGETIFTYVLIYTFGMLIGQDIWQRVFTARGDKVARIGGTVAGTYCLVYAVAGAVIGTAAKVMYPKLPSADAAFATIVKDELPVGVRGLVLAAALAAVMSTSSGALIACATVANNDIWSRLRGLRGGRDSDHDEVRGNRAFILVMGMLVICIAIALNNVVEALTVAYNLLVGGLLVPILGGLLWKRGTVHGALAAVSIGGLTVLGLMWKYGALANEPIYYGLVASLVSYVVVSLATKPTDPAVLAAWRERLAGRGSDAEAAEPETQAVPSHS; encoded by the coding sequence ATGGCAGTCGACTACGCAGTGATCGTCGTCTACCTGGTGGGCATGCTCGCCATGGGTTGGTGGGGCATGCGCCGCGCCAAGTCCAAGTCCGATTTCCTGGTGGCGGGCCGCAGGCTCGGGCCGGCGATGTACTCGGGCACCATGGCCGCGATCGTGCTCGGCGGGGCCTCCACCATCGGCGGCGTCGGGCTCGGCTACCAGTACGGGCTCTCCGGCGCCTGGATGGTCGTCACCATCGGACTGGGCCTGCTCGCGCTGAGTGTCTTCTTCTCGGCGCGCATAGCCCGTCTCAAGGTCTACACCGTCTCCGAAATGCTCGACCTGCGCTACGGCGGCCGGGCCGGAGTCATCTCCGGTGTGGTGATGTGGGCGTACACCCTGATGCTCGCGGTCACCTCGACCATCGCCTACGCCACCATCTTCGATGTCCTCTTCGACATGAACCGGACCGTGGCGATCATCCTCGGCGGTGCGATCGTCGTCGCGTACTCGACGCTCGGCGGTATGTGGTCGATCACCCTCACCGACATGGTGCAGTTCGTCGTCAAGACCGTGGGGGTACTGCTGCTGCTCCTGCCCATCGCCGTGGTGAAGGCCGGTGGCTTCTCGGAGATGAAGGCCAAGCTGCCGACCAGCTACTTCGACCCGCTCGGCATCGGCGGCGAGACGATCTTCACCTATGTCCTGATCTACACCTTCGGCATGCTGATCGGCCAGGACATCTGGCAGCGGGTGTTCACCGCGCGCGGCGACAAGGTCGCCAGGATCGGCGGCACCGTCGCCGGCACCTACTGCCTGGTGTACGCCGTGGCCGGTGCGGTCATCGGGACAGCGGCGAAGGTCATGTACCCGAAGCTGCCCAGCGCCGACGCCGCCTTCGCGACCATCGTCAAGGACGAACTGCCCGTCGGCGTACGCGGTCTGGTGCTTGCCGCCGCGCTTGCCGCGGTGATGTCGACGTCATCGGGGGCGCTGATCGCCTGCGCCACCGTCGCCAACAACGACATCTGGTCACGGCTGCGGGGGCTGAGGGGCGGCCGGGACTCCGACCACGACGAGGTGCGCGGCAATCGTGCCTTCATCCTTGTCATGGGGATGCTGGTGATCTGTATCGCCATCGCGCTGAACAATGTCGTCGAAGCGCTCACCGTGGCCTACAACCTGCTGGTCGGTGGCCTGTTGGTGCCGATTCTGGGCGGGCTCCTGTGGAAGCGTGGCACGGTCCACGGGGCGCTGGCGGCCGTCAGTATCGGCGGGCTCACCGTGCTCGGCCTGATGTGGAAGTACGGAGCTCTGGCCAACGAGCCGATCTACTACGGTCTGGTGGCCTCCCTGGTGTCCTATGTCGTCGTCTCGCTGGCGACGAAGCCGACCGACCCCGCTGTGCTCGCGGCGTGGCGCGAACGCCTCGCCGGGCGGGGTTCCGACGCCGAGGCGGCGGAACCCGAAACGCAGGCCGTTCCGTCACACAGCTAA
- a CDS encoding PucR family transcriptional regulator, which yields MPDPAAPPTSPVPLTALLARRDLGLRLLAGPAAEESAVHWVHTSEMADPYPYLLGGELLLTAGVQLSDPDRYVERIVAAGGAALGFGVAPVYDTVPAPLAEACDRHGLPLVEVPPGTPFTAVARAVWGLMAEARHHELRRVSGAQQGLAAAAARPDPVPAVLRQLATRLDGRTVLFAPDGTALRAAGREPGPEVSSALAAMTRVVRPGSGRPAPASATDTAGSGHLAAYSVAGSEGLVLGVATSHREPGDHTIAGVAVVLLSLLTAPQQGADEAARSSALVRLLLGAEPADVAPLLGEGPWTVVHAHGEGTPPQLGSPLVDVRADTVRILLPAGHEVTGHPGWTLGVSSATTPRDLAAADAQAGRALRRAEATRTPLVRHGGTGIAALLDPEEAAAHARTLLATLGPEGPLHETLRNWLALHGSWDRTAVALGVHRNTVRQRIARCAALLGADLDDMDVRAELWFALRWTEGQAGSHHSADR from the coding sequence ATGCCGGATCCCGCCGCTCCCCCGACCTCCCCCGTTCCGCTGACCGCGCTGCTCGCTCGCCGGGATCTCGGGCTGCGCCTGCTCGCGGGCCCGGCCGCCGAGGAGTCGGCCGTGCACTGGGTGCACACCAGCGAGATGGCGGACCCGTATCCGTATCTGCTCGGTGGCGAACTGCTGCTGACCGCGGGTGTGCAGCTCAGCGACCCGGACCGCTATGTCGAGCGGATCGTGGCCGCGGGCGGGGCGGCGCTCGGTTTCGGGGTCGCCCCGGTGTACGACACGGTGCCCGCCCCGCTGGCCGAAGCCTGTGACCGGCACGGTCTACCGCTTGTCGAGGTGCCGCCGGGGACCCCGTTCACCGCGGTGGCCCGCGCCGTCTGGGGGCTGATGGCCGAGGCCCGTCACCATGAGCTGCGCCGGGTGTCGGGGGCCCAGCAGGGACTGGCCGCCGCTGCGGCCCGGCCCGACCCGGTCCCCGCGGTACTGCGCCAGCTGGCCACCCGGCTGGACGGCCGGACCGTGCTGTTCGCACCGGACGGTACGGCCCTGCGGGCGGCGGGAAGGGAACCCGGCCCGGAGGTGAGCAGCGCACTCGCGGCCATGACCCGGGTCGTGCGTCCGGGGTCCGGCAGGCCGGCCCCGGCGTCCGCCACCGACACCGCCGGCTCGGGCCACCTGGCCGCGTACTCCGTCGCCGGCAGCGAGGGCCTCGTACTCGGCGTCGCCACCTCCCACCGCGAGCCCGGCGACCACACCATCGCCGGGGTCGCCGTCGTACTCCTCTCCTTGCTCACCGCCCCGCAGCAGGGAGCCGACGAGGCGGCCCGCTCGTCGGCCCTGGTACGGCTGCTGCTCGGCGCGGAGCCCGCCGATGTGGCACCTCTGCTCGGCGAAGGGCCGTGGACCGTGGTGCATGCCCATGGCGAGGGAACCCCACCCCAGCTCGGCAGCCCGTTGGTGGATGTGCGGGCGGACACCGTACGGATCCTGCTGCCCGCCGGGCACGAGGTGACCGGACATCCGGGCTGGACCCTGGGTGTCAGCTCCGCCACCACGCCCCGCGACCTCGCGGCCGCCGACGCCCAGGCCGGCCGGGCGCTGCGCCGGGCGGAGGCGACCCGCACCCCACTGGTCCGGCACGGCGGCACCGGCATCGCCGCACTCCTCGACCCGGAAGAGGCCGCGGCACACGCCCGTACGCTGCTTGCCACGCTGGGCCCGGAAGGACCGCTGCACGAAACCCTGCGCAACTGGCTGGCTCTGCACGGCAGCTGGGACCGTACGGCAGTGGCACTCGGCGTGCACCGCAACACCGTCCGCCAGCGGATCGCCCGCTGCGCGGCGCTGCTCGGCGCCGACCTGGACGACATGGACGTACGGGCCGAGTTGTGGTTCGCGCTGCGCTGGACCGAGGGACAGGCCGGTTCTCACCACTCGGCGGACCGCTGA
- a CDS encoding serine hydrolase, protein MTLHRISGRALGAGAVALAAGVIGPMALAPAAGAVAPTVGCTSAKAGLAAKLKTDIDAALKNRKTTAAVGVHDRTTGTDCSLRGDTKYDSASVVKATVLATLLWDNKKHNRYLTSRENSLATAMITKSDNDSTSALWKQLGAAKVKGFLAAAGMKQTVPGAGGYWGLTQITVRDEQRLLSLLTAKNSVLSDGSRAYELGLMHKVVASQRWGTPAGAPSGATVQVKNGWLQRSTHGWRVHSIGAFTGKGHDCTITVLTQDNKTMADGVNTIQAVARAVHKDLAAAVPKT, encoded by the coding sequence ATGACACTGCACCGAATATCCGGCCGGGCCCTCGGCGCGGGCGCCGTGGCGCTGGCCGCCGGGGTCATCGGGCCGATGGCCCTCGCGCCGGCTGCCGGAGCGGTGGCGCCCACCGTCGGGTGCACCTCGGCGAAGGCCGGGCTCGCGGCCAAGCTGAAGACGGACATCGACGCCGCGCTCAAGAACCGGAAGACCACGGCAGCGGTCGGTGTCCACGACCGGACGACCGGTACGGACTGCAGCCTCCGCGGTGACACGAAGTACGACTCGGCGAGCGTGGTGAAGGCCACCGTGCTGGCGACGCTCCTCTGGGACAACAAGAAGCACAACCGCTACCTGACCTCGCGTGAGAACAGCCTCGCCACCGCGATGATCACAAAGTCCGACAACGACTCCACGAGTGCGCTCTGGAAGCAGCTCGGTGCGGCCAAGGTCAAGGGCTTCCTCGCGGCCGCCGGCATGAAGCAGACCGTGCCCGGCGCGGGGGGCTACTGGGGGCTCACCCAGATCACCGTCCGTGACGAGCAGAGACTGCTGTCCCTGCTGACCGCCAAGAACTCCGTACTGAGCGACGGCTCGCGGGCGTACGAGCTCGGGCTGATGCACAAGGTCGTCGCGTCGCAGCGCTGGGGCACCCCGGCCGGAGCCCCGTCCGGCGCCACCGTGCAGGTGAAGAACGGCTGGCTCCAGCGCTCCACCCATGGATGGCGTGTGCACTCCATAGGCGCCTTCACCGGCAAGGGGCACGACTGCACGATCACCGTGCTCACCCAGGACAACAAGACGATGGCCGACGGCGTGAACACCATCCAGGCCGTCGCCCGTGCGGTGCACAAGGACCTCGCCGCCGCGGTCCCGAAGACCTAG
- a CDS encoding thiamine pyrophosphate-binding protein — protein sequence MTHDHHQETSRPTAEQTEAALNPPPGRNGGDLVVETLQGLGATTVFGLPGQHALGMFDALRRSALSYVGLRVENNAGFAADAYGRVTGEVAPLLLSTGPGALTSLAALQEAAAASAPVLAVSSQIPTAGLGGGRRGYLHELRDQQASFRGVVKSVHTVRTPSQIPSAIAAAWESALTAPHGPVWVEIPQDVLLAETRLPVVTALDATPRDLEPRPELTAVAAHLLSSAERPVIIAGGGVVRSDAAGKLLALAEKLDAPVVCTFGGKGAFPWEHPLSLQSWMEDRHTTDFLEAADVLLVVGSGLGELSSNYHTFKPRGEVIQIEADLGKLESNHAGLGIHADARAALSALIETVSERTDPTAADAVRTVLARVRERIAGQDLGLEQRILASVREALPAASPSFWDMTILAYWAWSAWPGALHSAQGAGGLGYGFPAAIGAAAADRTKPVLAVSGDGGAMYSIAELATVRQYDLPVTWLIVDDGGYGILREYMTDTFGEATATELARPDFVALAESFGVRAVRTTPDSLAGDLARSFASEGPSVVVLPAVLRMFAPTHL from the coding sequence ATGACGCACGACCACCACCAGGAGACGTCCCGTCCCACCGCTGAGCAGACCGAGGCGGCCCTGAACCCCCCGCCCGGGCGCAACGGCGGCGACCTGGTCGTCGAAACCCTGCAGGGACTCGGTGCCACCACGGTGTTCGGCCTCCCCGGCCAGCACGCGCTGGGGATGTTCGACGCGCTGCGCCGCTCCGCGCTGTCGTATGTCGGCCTCCGGGTGGAGAACAACGCCGGCTTCGCCGCCGACGCCTACGGCCGGGTCACCGGTGAGGTGGCACCGCTGCTGCTGTCCACCGGCCCCGGCGCGCTCACCTCGCTCGCCGCGCTCCAGGAGGCGGCAGCGGCCAGCGCCCCGGTGCTCGCCGTCTCCAGCCAGATCCCGACGGCCGGGCTCGGCGGCGGACGCCGCGGCTACCTTCATGAACTCCGCGATCAGCAGGCCTCGTTCCGGGGGGTCGTGAAGTCCGTGCACACGGTCCGCACACCCTCCCAGATCCCCTCGGCGATCGCGGCGGCCTGGGAGTCGGCACTCACGGCGCCGCACGGCCCGGTCTGGGTGGAGATCCCGCAGGACGTGCTGCTCGCCGAGACCCGGCTCCCGGTGGTCACCGCTCTGGACGCCACCCCGCGCGATCTGGAGCCCCGCCCGGAGCTGACCGCGGTGGCAGCTCATCTGCTCTCGAGCGCCGAACGACCGGTGATCATCGCCGGCGGCGGGGTCGTACGGTCGGACGCGGCGGGCAAACTGCTCGCCCTCGCCGAGAAGCTCGACGCTCCGGTGGTCTGCACTTTCGGCGGCAAGGGTGCCTTCCCTTGGGAGCACCCGCTCTCGCTCCAGTCCTGGATGGAGGACCGGCACACCACCGACTTCCTCGAAGCGGCGGACGTCCTGCTCGTCGTGGGCTCGGGCCTCGGTGAACTCTCGTCGAACTACCACACGTTCAAGCCGCGCGGCGAGGTCATCCAGATCGAGGCGGACCTCGGGAAGCTGGAGTCCAACCATGCGGGGCTCGGTATCCACGCCGACGCCAGGGCCGCGCTCTCGGCCCTCATCGAGACGGTGTCCGAGCGGACCGACCCGACGGCCGCGGACGCGGTGCGCACGGTCCTCGCACGGGTGAGGGAACGGATCGCGGGCCAGGATCTCGGCCTGGAACAGCGGATCCTGGCCTCGGTCCGGGAGGCGCTGCCCGCCGCATCGCCGAGCTTCTGGGACATGACGATCCTCGCCTACTGGGCCTGGTCCGCCTGGCCGGGCGCTCTGCACTCGGCGCAGGGCGCCGGCGGGCTCGGCTACGGGTTCCCCGCGGCGATCGGTGCCGCCGCGGCTGATCGTACGAAGCCCGTGCTGGCTGTCTCGGGTGACGGCGGCGCGATGTACTCCATCGCCGAACTGGCCACCGTCCGGCAGTACGACCTGCCGGTCACCTGGCTGATCGTGGACGACGGCGGCTACGGCATCCTGCGCGAGTACATGACGGACACCTTCGGCGAGGCCACCGCCACCGAACTCGCCCGCCCCGACTTCGTCGCACTCGCCGAGTCCTTCGGCGTCCGGGCGGTCCGCACGACCCCGGACTCCCTCGCCGGAGACCTGGCCAGGTCCTTCGCCTCGGAGGGCCCGTCGGTGGTCGTACTGCCCGCGGTCCTCAGGATGTTCGCTCCTACGCATCTGTGA
- a CDS encoding acyl-CoA dehydrogenase family protein: MRRTVYNEDHEAFRDTIRAFIEAEVVPVYEEWLTAGQAPREFYYKLGELGIFGIEVPEEFGGAGEESFKFQAIISEECARAGVSFGGSSVHVALCLPYLKAYATDEQKKRWLPDFVSGTSMYAIAMTEPGTGSDLAGMKTTARLSEDGTHYILNGAKTFITGGVHADRVIVCARTAAPTAEDRRHGISLLVVDTTSDGYAVGRKLDKLGLKTSDTAELSFTDVRVPVEDLLGEENKGFSYLGQNLPQERLGIAVGAYAQAAAAVRFAQQYVQDRTVFGKTVASFQNTKFELAACKAEVDAAEAVSDRALEAHDLGELSAAEAASAKLFCTEVAHRVIDKCLQLHGGYGYMNEYPIARLYADNRVNRIYGGTSEVMKMIIAKNMGL; encoded by the coding sequence GTGCGCCGTACCGTTTACAACGAGGACCACGAGGCGTTCCGGGACACCATCCGGGCCTTCATCGAGGCCGAGGTCGTTCCGGTCTACGAGGAGTGGCTGACAGCCGGCCAGGCTCCCCGCGAGTTCTACTACAAGCTCGGCGAGCTGGGCATCTTCGGCATCGAGGTGCCCGAGGAGTTCGGCGGCGCCGGCGAGGAGTCGTTCAAGTTCCAGGCGATCATCTCCGAGGAGTGCGCCCGCGCCGGTGTCTCCTTCGGCGGTTCCAGCGTGCATGTCGCACTCTGCCTGCCGTATCTGAAGGCCTACGCCACCGATGAGCAGAAGAAGCGCTGGCTCCCGGACTTCGTCAGTGGCACCTCGATGTACGCCATCGCGATGACCGAGCCCGGCACCGGCTCCGACCTGGCAGGCATGAAGACCACCGCCAGGCTCTCCGAGGACGGCACGCACTACATCCTCAACGGCGCCAAGACCTTCATCACCGGCGGCGTGCACGCCGACCGCGTCATCGTGTGCGCCCGCACCGCCGCCCCGACCGCGGAGGACCGCCGCCACGGCATATCCCTCCTCGTCGTCGACACCACGTCCGATGGCTACGCGGTCGGCCGTAAGCTCGACAAGCTCGGACTGAAGACCTCCGACACCGCCGAGCTCTCCTTCACCGATGTCAGGGTCCCGGTCGAGGACCTGCTCGGCGAGGAGAACAAGGGCTTCTCCTACCTCGGCCAGAACCTGCCGCAGGAACGTCTCGGCATCGCTGTCGGCGCCTACGCGCAGGCCGCGGCCGCCGTCCGTTTCGCCCAGCAGTACGTGCAGGACCGGACCGTGTTCGGCAAGACCGTCGCGTCCTTCCAGAACACCAAGTTCGAGCTGGCCGCCTGCAAGGCGGAGGTCGACGCCGCCGAGGCGGTCAGCGACCGCGCCCTGGAAGCCCACGACCTGGGCGAGCTGTCCGCAGCGGAGGCCGCGTCCGCGAAGCTCTTCTGCACCGAGGTCGCGCACCGCGTGATCGACAAGTGCCTCCAGCTGCACGGGGGTTACGGCTACATGAACGAGTACCCGATCGCCCGCCTCTACGCGGACAACCGCGTCAACCGCATCTACGGCGGCACCAGCGAGGTCATGAAGATGATCATCGCCAAGAACATGGGCCTCTAG
- the speB gene encoding agmatinase, with translation MSSTEPPRGPVDSSRIPRYAGPATFARLPRLDEVGRADVAVVGVPFDSGVSYRPGARFGGNAIREASRLLRPYNPAQDASPFALAQVADAGDIAANPFHIDEAVETIEAAADDLLSTGARMMTLGGDHTIALPLLRSVAKQHGPVALLHFDAHLDTWDTYFGAAYTHGTPFRRAVEEGILDTSALSHVGTRGPLYGKQDLDDDAKMGFGIVTSADVMRRGVDEVTDQLRQRIGDRPLYISIDIDVLDPAHAPGTGTPEAGGLTSRELLEIVRGLASCHLVSADLVEVAPAYDHAEITSVAASHAAYELTTIMSRQIAEARAE, from the coding sequence ATGAGCAGCACCGAACCGCCGCGCGGCCCCGTCGACTCGTCCCGCATCCCGCGGTACGCCGGACCCGCCACGTTCGCCCGTCTGCCCAGGCTCGACGAGGTCGGCCGTGCCGATGTCGCCGTCGTCGGTGTGCCCTTCGACAGTGGCGTCTCCTACCGGCCCGGAGCACGCTTCGGCGGCAACGCGATCCGGGAGGCCTCGCGGCTGCTGCGCCCCTACAACCCGGCGCAGGACGCCTCGCCGTTCGCGCTGGCGCAGGTCGCCGACGCCGGGGACATCGCCGCCAACCCGTTCCACATCGATGAGGCCGTCGAGACGATCGAGGCCGCGGCCGACGACCTGCTCTCCACCGGCGCCCGGATGATGACGCTCGGCGGGGACCACACCATCGCGCTGCCGCTGCTGCGCTCGGTGGCGAAGCAGCACGGCCCGGTCGCCCTGCTGCACTTCGACGCGCATCTGGACACCTGGGACACCTACTTCGGTGCCGCGTACACGCACGGCACGCCGTTCCGCAGGGCCGTCGAGGAGGGCATCCTCGACACCTCCGCGCTCTCCCACGTGGGCACCCGCGGTCCCCTCTACGGCAAGCAGGACCTCGACGACGACGCCAAGATGGGCTTCGGCATCGTCACGTCGGCCGATGTGATGCGGCGCGGCGTCGACGAGGTGACGGACCAGCTGCGCCAGCGGATCGGCGACCGCCCGCTCTACATCTCCATCGACATCGACGTGCTCGACCCGGCGCACGCGCCCGGCACCGGGACCCCGGAGGCGGGTGGACTGACCTCCCGCGAACTCCTGGAGATCGTCCGCGGTCTGGCCTCCTGCCACCTCGTCTCGGCCGATCTGGTCGAGGTCGCCCCCGCGTACGACCACGCCGAGATCACCTCGGTCGCCGCCTCCCACGCGGCGTACGAACTCACCACGATCATGTCGCGACAGATTGCCGAGGCGCGCGCCGAATGA